From a region of the Roseivirga sp. 4D4 genome:
- a CDS encoding dipeptidase, giving the protein MKTRILLAIFGLSLINMACETTRKELSDDELMSKAKELVQQYIIVDGHVDLPYRMEQGGFMVQQKVLNVSVGASDGNFDFPRAKEGGLDAPFMSIYIPAQYQQVPGYAKKFADSLINMTKQLADTYPDEFAIAYSPDDVEQHFKAGKISLPMGMENGAPLEGDIALVEYFQKAGIRYVTLTHGRDNKICDSSYDTTRTHGGLSEYGRQVISEMNRVGIMVDISHVSDDTFWQVMELSKAPAIASHSSVRHFTPGFERNMNDEMIKKLGENDGVIMINFGSSFLDGEYRARRAAYDEHVINWLADNELTRDDPKAKTYIEEYTKNNDPWSNVQKVADHIDRVVELTGGTDNVGFGSDFDGVGDSLPTGLKDVSTYPNLIYELLKRGYSDEDIAKMCYKNVFRVWREVEEIASRS; this is encoded by the coding sequence ATGAAAACGAGAATACTATTGGCGATTTTTGGCCTTAGCCTAATTAATATGGCCTGTGAAACTACCCGCAAGGAGTTATCTGATGACGAGTTAATGTCAAAAGCGAAGGAGCTGGTGCAGCAATATATTATCGTGGATGGTCATGTGGATTTGCCTTATCGAATGGAGCAGGGTGGATTTATGGTACAACAGAAAGTGCTGAATGTATCTGTCGGTGCTTCTGATGGAAATTTCGATTTCCCAAGAGCAAAAGAAGGTGGCCTTGATGCACCTTTTATGTCTATTTATATTCCTGCCCAATACCAGCAAGTGCCTGGGTACGCCAAAAAGTTTGCAGATTCTCTGATTAATATGACCAAGCAATTGGCGGATACCTATCCAGATGAATTTGCTATCGCCTATTCACCTGACGATGTCGAACAGCATTTCAAAGCAGGGAAAATTTCCCTTCCAATGGGTATGGAAAATGGTGCGCCACTTGAAGGAGATATTGCTTTAGTAGAATACTTTCAAAAGGCAGGGATAAGGTATGTGACGCTGACACATGGAAGGGATAATAAGATTTGTGACTCATCTTATGATACCACAAGAACTCATGGAGGTCTGAGTGAGTATGGCCGTCAAGTTATTTCCGAAATGAATCGTGTCGGCATTATGGTTGATATTTCCCATGTCTCTGACGATACGTTTTGGCAAGTAATGGAACTGAGTAAGGCACCGGCAATAGCTTCTCACTCTTCCGTCCGTCACTTCACACCAGGTTTTGAGCGAAACATGAATGACGAAATGATCAAAAAACTAGGAGAGAACGATGGGGTGATCATGATCAATTTCGGTTCTAGTTTTTTGGATGGGGAGTATAGAGCAAGAAGAGCGGCATATGATGAGCATGTGATCAATTGGTTGGCAGACAATGAATTGACCAGAGATGATCCGAAGGCCAAGACTTATATAGAGGAGTACACTAAGAATAACGATCCATGGAGCAATGTCCAGAAAGTGGCTGACCACATCGATCGCGTGGTGGAGCTCACAGGTGGTACGGATAATGTGGGCTTCGGATCGGATTTTGATGGCGTAGGTGATTCACTACCCACTGGGCTAAAGGATGTCTCTACCTATCCAAACCTTATCTACGAGCTGTTGAAACGTGGTTATTCAGATGAAGATATAGCTAAAATGTGCTATAAGAATGTCTTTAGGGTTTGGAGAGAAGTGGAGGAAATCGCTTCTCGTTCCTAA
- a CDS encoding DUF6984 family protein, protein MRQIKASEKAFICCLLEKAGRDISIPDCVISLKDGEMGSLSFDTKGAERRQGKIVSGVFKDKDGVIVDFELTVDVHGRLFELDLFKTNYNPLISLPEPSEITFC, encoded by the coding sequence ATGAGACAGATAAAAGCTTCAGAGAAGGCATTCATATGCTGTTTGCTTGAAAAGGCTGGTAGAGACATTAGTATTCCTGACTGTGTAATTTCACTTAAAGATGGAGAGATGGGCTCATTGTCATTTGACACAAAGGGGGCCGAAAGAAGGCAGGGAAAGATTGTATCAGGTGTTTTTAAAGATAAGGATGGTGTGATTGTCGATTTTGAATTGACAGTAGACGTACATGGAAGGCTGTTTGAATTAGATCTCTTTAAGACAAATTACAATCCGCTAATCTCATTACCTGAGCCAAGTGAGATTACCTTTTGTTAG
- a CDS encoding cytochrome b5 domain-containing protein, translated as MNPTKSYTKAQLALRNGQDKDDIWVAYQGKIYDVTHSKLWKNGKHYEHWAGQDLTDELPDAPHTESVFERFKVIGVLVN; from the coding sequence GTGAATCCAACTAAATCCTATACTAAAGCACAACTGGCCTTGCGCAATGGCCAGGACAAGGATGATATTTGGGTGGCTTACCAGGGTAAAATCTACGATGTAACTCATTCTAAGCTCTGGAAAAATGGCAAGCACTACGAGCACTGGGCTGGCCAGGACTTGACTGATGAACTGCCCGATGCCCCTCATACTGAATCTGTGTTTGAGAGATTCAAGGTGATTGGAGTATTAGTCAATTAG
- a CDS encoding RDD family protein produces MQAVSIQTTQNIQLEYPLAGIGERLLAFFIDAVIISSVYALIAYILDLLNIGQSLAMGGLLGLIVYLYRLLSEVFINGQTVGKMALSIKVVKLDGSTPSFASYFLRWLMEPVDFFIVGLGVLFIILTKNGQRVGDLLAGTTVVKIKKITATNVQNKVLMDVVDEDYEPQIFEAANISDAEVQLIKDALRAFKHDAAKRPIELVERKIKEKYNIQSELPTVKFLYTLLRDHTYYVTR; encoded by the coding sequence ATGCAAGCTGTCAGCATTCAAACGACTCAAAACATTCAACTGGAATACCCACTGGCTGGAATAGGTGAACGACTCTTGGCTTTCTTTATTGATGCTGTCATCATATCCAGTGTTTATGCTTTAATCGCCTATATACTTGATTTGCTGAATATTGGACAAAGCTTAGCCATGGGCGGGCTGCTTGGCTTGATTGTCTATTTGTATCGCCTCTTATCCGAGGTATTCATCAATGGACAGACCGTAGGTAAAATGGCACTGAGTATTAAAGTCGTTAAACTGGACGGTAGTACACCCTCGTTTGCATCCTACTTTCTAAGGTGGCTGATGGAGCCAGTCGACTTCTTTATAGTCGGCTTAGGAGTACTATTCATTATTCTTACAAAAAATGGTCAGCGTGTGGGTGACTTGTTGGCCGGTACCACGGTGGTTAAAATCAAGAAAATCACTGCTACCAATGTCCAGAATAAGGTTCTCATGGATGTGGTGGATGAAGACTACGAGCCACAAATATTTGAAGCAGCAAATATTAGCGATGCTGAAGTTCAACTGATAAAAGATGCCCTTAGGGCATTCAAACATGATGCTGCCAAGAGACCCATAGAATTGGTTGAAAGAAAAATCAAGGAGAAATATAATATCCAAAGTGAGCTCCCTACCGTAAAGTTCCTTTATACTTTATTAAGAGATCACACTTATTACGTTACCAGATGA
- a CDS encoding stage II sporulation protein M, whose product MRESAFVKANISKWEEFESLIAANAKKDPDQLADLFIQLTDDLSYAKTHYPKSDITIYLNNLSTKVHQYIYRNKKERKNRFVEFWKYELPLIFWEHRKEFRISLLVFLGACVVGAFSAAYDNDFVRLILGDGYVNMTLSNIDNGVPLGVYGKMAQTDMFVLITINNIKVSFFAFALGIIASLGTAFALFQNGVMLGSFQYFFFSKGLLLTSVLTIWIHGTIEIISIIMAGGAGLIMGNSMLFPGTYSRMESLRRGALTGAKVVLGLVPVFILAGFLESYITRLFDMPNAIKATIILGSLAFMIYYIILYPRKLFKNGIQQ is encoded by the coding sequence ATGAGGGAGTCCGCTTTTGTGAAGGCAAATATAAGTAAATGGGAAGAGTTCGAAAGTCTCATTGCTGCCAATGCAAAAAAGGATCCTGATCAGCTAGCTGACCTGTTTATCCAGCTTACAGATGACCTCTCCTACGCCAAGACCCACTACCCAAAATCAGATATCACGATTTACCTGAACAACCTTTCTACTAAGGTGCATCAGTACATTTACAGGAATAAGAAGGAACGCAAAAATCGGTTTGTTGAATTCTGGAAATACGAGCTTCCTTTAATTTTTTGGGAGCATCGAAAGGAGTTCAGAATCTCTTTATTGGTCTTCCTGGGAGCTTGCGTAGTGGGTGCGTTTTCTGCGGCATATGACAATGACTTTGTTCGACTCATTTTAGGCGATGGATATGTCAACATGACTTTGAGTAATATTGATAATGGAGTGCCACTAGGTGTTTATGGAAAGATGGCGCAGACAGACATGTTCGTCTTGATCACCATTAATAATATCAAAGTATCCTTTTTTGCATTTGCTCTGGGAATTATCGCTTCTCTGGGAACGGCATTTGCTCTTTTTCAAAATGGTGTAATGCTGGGTTCTTTTCAGTATTTCTTTTTTTCCAAAGGGTTATTATTGACTTCAGTTTTGACCATTTGGATTCATGGAACCATTGAAATTATATCCATTATCATGGCAGGTGGGGCAGGCCTGATTATGGGAAATTCTATGCTTTTCCCAGGCACCTACAGCAGAATGGAGTCTTTGAGAAGGGGAGCGCTTACTGGGGCTAAAGTGGTTCTAGGTTTAGTCCCCGTGTTTATTTTGGCTGGCTTCTTAGAATCATACATCACTAGGCTGTTTGATATGCCCAATGCGATCAAGGCAACAATCATTCTTGGCTCGCTGGCCTTCATGATTTATTACATTATCTTATACCCTAGAAAGTTATTCAAAAATGGGATTCAACAGTAA
- a CDS encoding DUF4129 domain-containing protein: protein MKTISILLISLFTCFSTSVQEQDSSRTQIEIRQFDQEKLSNYQQDSQFQYDLPQVEREGLLERAWRWIREWYANLIGNGATANIVDILFRIALVVAFVYFIIKIFGVEITTVFKPSKAKKLPYQVSEEQLMGIDFETEIAQAIQQKQWRFAIRLTYLHALKLLADAEWLTVKKGKTNRDYLYELSGKRIENDFERLSFIFDYTWYGHFEANDVILGQAKDHFDKIQEAKRLG, encoded by the coding sequence ATGAAGACTATTAGTATTCTCCTTATAAGTCTTTTTACATGCTTCTCAACTTCTGTGCAGGAGCAAGATAGTTCCAGAACACAAATTGAAATCCGACAATTCGATCAGGAAAAACTGTCCAATTATCAACAGGACAGCCAATTCCAATATGATCTTCCACAAGTGGAGAGGGAGGGGCTTTTAGAGCGGGCTTGGCGGTGGATTCGAGAGTGGTATGCGAACCTTATAGGTAATGGCGCTACAGCCAATATTGTTGATATTCTTTTTAGAATAGCCCTTGTTGTTGCCTTTGTATACTTCATTATCAAGATTTTCGGTGTTGAAATAACCACGGTGTTTAAGCCATCCAAGGCTAAGAAATTACCCTATCAGGTCAGTGAAGAGCAACTTATGGGGATTGACTTCGAAACCGAAATTGCTCAGGCCATCCAGCAGAAGCAGTGGCGTTTCGCAATTCGACTTACTTATTTGCATGCCTTGAAATTACTTGCCGATGCCGAATGGTTAACCGTAAAGAAAGGGAAGACTAACAGGGACTACCTCTACGAACTTTCCGGTAAACGGATTGAAAATGACTTTGAGCGACTGAGCTTTATTTTTGACTATACCTGGTATGGTCATTTTGAAGCCAATGATGTTATTCTGGGACAGGCCAAGGACCATTTCGATAAAATTCAGGAGGCAAAACGTTTAGGATGA
- a CDS encoding DUF4350 domain-containing protein codes for MKDKKYVIFLVALIALYVVSEMRKSGQVNWSSTYHEEHKIPFGAFAMHDLMSDMFDQAPPKSEYKTLYELAVEDSTMGNPLIIADGVAMDNNDFNALMRHIDLGGTALISARNIQGPLADSLGFIVRMEDAELAYDFRAIQEALSGELEETITLNLTDNETKEFSYSTIATTSYFSQIEKENFDVLAVNATNSPVLISYKGMKGSLYVSTIPLVFTNYFILGEETSQFAAAMLSLFPEDELVVHNEYYQLGRREVQSPLRVILSNPSLKWAFFILLFTVFIFMFFESKRRQRIIPLITPLKNMSVEFVETLGRLYYRQKDHRKLAVKRVQYWKDYVRVHFNLKTDHFGDRFNTDLSSKSGQPLKSIEALMELVKRIEEGAVISEDELIKLEKGLNGFYGIE; via the coding sequence ATGAAGGACAAAAAGTACGTCATATTCCTAGTCGCACTCATCGCCCTTTATGTGGTCTCTGAAATGAGGAAATCTGGTCAGGTCAATTGGAGTTCTACCTATCACGAAGAGCACAAAATCCCTTTTGGTGCTTTTGCAATGCATGACTTGATGTCGGACATGTTCGATCAGGCGCCTCCCAAATCTGAATACAAGACCCTTTACGAGCTAGCTGTGGAGGATTCTACCATGGGGAATCCTTTAATCATAGCCGATGGAGTGGCAATGGACAATAATGACTTCAATGCATTAATGCGTCACATTGACTTAGGAGGAACCGCACTAATTAGTGCCAGAAATATCCAAGGTCCTTTGGCTGATTCTCTTGGCTTTATCGTCAGGATGGAAGATGCTGAGTTAGCCTATGATTTTCGAGCAATACAAGAGGCCCTCTCGGGTGAATTGGAAGAAACAATCACCTTAAACCTAACTGATAATGAGACAAAGGAGTTCTCATACTCTACTATCGCGACTACCTCTTATTTCTCCCAAATTGAAAAAGAGAATTTTGATGTGTTAGCGGTTAATGCTACTAATTCTCCTGTGCTGATCTCTTACAAGGGTATGAAGGGCAGTCTCTATGTTTCTACAATTCCTCTGGTTTTCACGAATTATTTCATATTGGGAGAAGAAACATCACAATTCGCTGCTGCAATGCTCAGTCTGTTTCCGGAAGATGAGCTTGTTGTTCATAACGAATATTATCAATTAGGAAGAAGGGAAGTTCAATCTCCACTGCGTGTTATCCTCAGTAACCCTTCTTTGAAATGGGCATTCTTCATTCTATTGTTCACAGTATTCATCTTCATGTTCTTTGAATCAAAGCGTAGGCAACGCATTATTCCGCTTATAACACCGCTTAAGAATATGTCAGTTGAGTTTGTGGAAACACTTGGTAGATTGTACTACAGGCAAAAGGATCACCGGAAATTAGCGGTAAAACGCGTTCAGTATTGGAAAGACTACGTTAGAGTACATTTTAACCTAAAGACCGATCATTTTGGCGATAGATTCAACACAGATTTATCGAGTAAATCAGGTCAGCCATTGAAGTCGATCGAGGCTTTGATGGAGTTAGTGAAGCGCATTGAAGAAGGTGCAGTTATCAGTGAGGATGAGTTAATAAAATTGGAAAAGGGCCTTAATGGTTTTTACGGAATAGAATAA